In one window of Pseudobacteriovorax antillogorgiicola DNA:
- a CDS encoding NTP transferase domain-containing protein: MTHPNPHICAILLAAGKGTRMKSKLPKVLHEVAGTPILSRILHTLRSSGVQQHCLVLGGDLQNFDGILKENSDITCVIQKNRRGTGDAVASALCAFEGYNVPSYASGEVYAGSVVNASHVLISAGDTPALSAKVLSDFVERSLAEDAKLSVIGMRHPKPFGYGRLVVNDGTLDKIVEEKDADAETRKINLCNTGVIFAETKFLFDLVHQLNNNNAQGEYYLTDCFELAREQGSPAMVFETEEFRSFDGVNNRSQLCQIEDWIIAQKRLELMQEGVTFKLQDTCYVEDQVSIGPDSTIGPHCSLIGHTKIGANCVIGAQCIIENQILPDGTVIEPGSVLRT, encoded by the coding sequence ATGACTCATCCGAATCCTCACATTTGCGCCATCTTGCTTGCGGCAGGGAAAGGCACGCGAATGAAAAGCAAGCTTCCCAAAGTCCTCCATGAAGTCGCTGGAACACCCATACTCTCTAGAATTCTACATACACTCCGTAGCTCAGGAGTCCAACAGCACTGTCTTGTCCTAGGAGGAGACTTACAGAATTTTGATGGCATCTTAAAGGAAAATTCAGATATCACCTGTGTGATCCAGAAAAACAGGCGTGGCACGGGGGACGCCGTGGCTTCCGCCCTATGTGCCTTCGAGGGCTACAATGTGCCATCTTATGCTTCAGGCGAAGTCTACGCAGGCTCTGTCGTCAATGCCAGTCATGTTTTGATAAGTGCGGGTGATACTCCTGCCTTGTCAGCAAAGGTCCTGTCAGACTTTGTCGAACGCTCACTAGCTGAGGATGCCAAGCTATCTGTTATAGGCATGCGCCACCCGAAACCCTTTGGCTATGGCAGACTAGTTGTAAACGATGGCACCCTTGACAAGATTGTCGAGGAGAAAGACGCGGACGCAGAAACTCGGAAAATCAACCTATGCAACACCGGAGTCATATTCGCTGAAACCAAGTTTCTTTTCGATTTGGTCCATCAGCTCAACAATAATAATGCCCAGGGGGAGTATTATTTGACGGATTGCTTTGAGCTTGCTCGTGAACAAGGCTCCCCTGCGATGGTTTTTGAAACCGAAGAGTTCCGATCATTCGACGGGGTCAATAACCGTAGCCAACTTTGTCAGATCGAAGATTGGATCATTGCTCAAAAACGATTAGAACTCATGCAGGAGGGCGTTACCTTTAAACTGCAAGACACCTGCTATGTGGAAGACCAGGTTAGTATTGGCCCTGACTCAACGATTGGCCCCCACTGCAGCTTGATTGGTCATACCAAAATTGGAGCCAACTGCGTGATCGGTGCCCAGTGCATCATAGAGAACCAGATTTTACCCGATGGCACAGTCATTGAGCCAGGCTCAGTATTGCGAACTTAG
- the glmS gene encoding glutamine--fructose-6-phosphate transaminase (isomerizing) — MCGIVGYVGPRNAVQLVFDGLKKLEYRGYDSAGIAAIKNGQVYLEKEKGKLVNLGAKLDQLPSESQLAVGHTRWATHGGPSQVNAHPHQSEGVTIVHNGIIENYDTLKSELKAQGVEFNSDTDTEVIAHVLSQEYAKDSSPQKALLRGIARLNGAYALGVLFSGQADTIFLAKEGSPLVIGVGQDENYFGSDITTFAEVAKQAIFLNDGECASISAKEVRLWDFSGAELKHHYTSINWTPGSAEKHGYRHYMLKEIHEQPSVISHSIEHFLKDGKLNEEALGITKLDLDKIQDINIVACGTAFIAGLLGKYFIEPLTGLPVNVDLASEFRYRNPHMLDEGRTLVIAVSQSGETADTLASLKHAKEAGCQIFSVCNVEYSSIDRISDSTLLMNAGPEIGVASTKAFTSQILCLYLWANAFAKQIGKLSPEQENQMTQELHSLPVHIDLAMNSEDKVKTIINDYYESPNFLYIGRGPSYPIALEGALKLKEISYIHAEGYASGELKHGPIALVDRHMPIVAIAPQDEYHDKSISNIEEVRAREGMVIGIGHDKDDKLQAVCNDVIPCPQVNNPAFQAILSSIPIQFLAYHIAVKRGTDVDQPRNLAKSVTVE, encoded by the coding sequence ATGTGTGGAATTGTTGGCTATGTCGGCCCGCGCAACGCGGTTCAACTTGTGTTTGATGGCTTAAAAAAACTTGAATATCGAGGCTATGACTCAGCCGGAATCGCAGCGATCAAAAATGGTCAAGTTTACCTAGAAAAAGAAAAAGGGAAGCTTGTTAACTTAGGGGCAAAACTCGACCAACTGCCTAGCGAATCTCAACTAGCTGTAGGCCATACTCGTTGGGCCACCCACGGCGGACCAAGCCAGGTCAACGCCCACCCCCACCAAAGTGAAGGGGTAACAATTGTACACAATGGCATTATTGAAAACTACGACACCCTAAAGTCCGAGCTAAAAGCTCAGGGTGTCGAGTTCAACTCGGATACCGATACGGAAGTGATCGCGCACGTCCTCAGCCAAGAGTATGCAAAAGACAGTTCTCCTCAAAAAGCTCTGCTCCGGGGAATTGCAAGACTCAATGGCGCTTATGCCCTAGGGGTTCTTTTTTCTGGTCAAGCCGACACTATTTTTCTAGCTAAGGAGGGCTCTCCCTTAGTCATCGGCGTGGGTCAAGACGAGAACTATTTTGGTAGCGACATCACAACCTTCGCAGAAGTAGCAAAGCAAGCCATCTTCCTTAATGATGGGGAATGCGCCTCGATTAGCGCCAAGGAAGTCAGGCTCTGGGATTTTTCAGGAGCCGAACTTAAACATCACTACACCAGCATCAACTGGACTCCTGGCAGTGCCGAGAAGCATGGCTATCGACATTACATGCTGAAAGAGATCCACGAACAGCCTTCAGTGATTTCCCACTCTATCGAACACTTTTTAAAAGACGGCAAGCTCAATGAAGAAGCTTTGGGTATTACCAAGCTTGACTTAGATAAGATCCAAGACATTAACATTGTCGCCTGTGGTACAGCGTTTATTGCTGGCTTACTAGGGAAGTATTTTATAGAGCCCCTCACAGGCCTGCCAGTAAACGTGGATCTTGCCAGTGAGTTTCGCTACCGCAATCCCCACATGCTGGACGAAGGCCGAACCCTGGTCATCGCCGTATCGCAGTCAGGGGAAACTGCTGATACCCTTGCATCGCTCAAGCATGCAAAGGAAGCTGGTTGCCAAATTTTCAGTGTCTGCAATGTCGAGTACTCGTCTATCGATCGTATCAGCGATAGCACCTTACTGATGAACGCCGGTCCGGAAATTGGGGTAGCCTCCACCAAAGCCTTTACCTCGCAGATCTTGTGCCTCTATCTTTGGGCTAACGCCTTTGCCAAGCAAATTGGCAAACTTTCTCCGGAGCAAGAAAACCAAATGACTCAGGAGCTGCACAGCCTTCCGGTTCACATCGATCTTGCCATGAATTCCGAAGACAAGGTAAAAACCATCATCAATGACTACTATGAGTCACCGAACTTTTTATATATAGGTCGCGGCCCTAGCTATCCTATTGCACTGGAAGGGGCTCTCAAGCTTAAAGAAATCTCCTATATCCACGCAGAAGGTTACGCCTCTGGCGAATTGAAGCATGGCCCCATAGCCCTTGTGGATCGCCACATGCCCATTGTTGCCATCGCGCCTCAGGATGAGTATCACGACAAGAGCATCAGCAATATTGAAGAGGTTCGCGCCCGTGAAGGCATGGTGATTGGAATTGGCCACGACAAGGATGACAAGCTACAAGCCGTTTGCAACGATGTGATCCCTTGTCCGCAGGTCAACAACCCGGCGTTCCAGGCAATATTGTCATCGATTCCCATTCAATTCTTGGCCTATCACATTGCTGTCAAGCGCGGCACCGATGTGGATCAACCGCGAAACTTAGCCAAATCAGTTACTGTCGAATAA
- a CDS encoding ATP-dependent helicase — MSHLLEKLNQAQKQAASHMDGPFVVFAGAGSGKTRIITTRIAYLIEHGVRPWEILAVTFTNKAAGEMKERVEAICPEAKRATITTFHSACARWLREFASELGFQTNFSIYDDSDSNKLLKKLLKEANPKGDIPNLLADMKSFLHIVKTNGYFPSDVERLHQEMSHLIPIGGVALYRRYQEELANCNAMDFGDLLLNVLLLLRRNKTVSDILSQRFRHVLVDEFQDTNRTQFEIIRRLSERHGNLFVVGDDDQSIYSWRGATPANIIDFQRTFPGAKKIALEQNYRCSGNIVKAASTMIAKNVNRAEKTLFTEAHEGDSIDLHIESDGEMEAWWVINSIKQERPNFPYDDVAIFYRTNSQSRSLEEALRRENIPYTIFGSVEFYDRMEIKDILAYLKVLVNPNDAISITRIINTPTRGIGAKAVETIERETKSRKLPMMDVIRQLADEKIPRVSPKFRFFVDLMDALKKDLLGRPLPEVIETLLEAIEYPEYLKKKFPDQYIDKTDNIHELGSAIADFAKREPEATLDDWIQSITLVRDRQDLDTVSGVSLMTLHMAKGLEFRRVYLTGIEDGLLPHRNSVEDNQQLEEERRLLYVGITRAKEKLSLTGASRRRTFNNYVVNSPSRFIAELPQETLNVSFAAKQVLDAYRADDEQPDEEYFEHTQEEYSYEPEPEALEKGSSVSHPTYGRGVVEGFETKFGQTKVIVKFYDFGFRKIKASQLNAASSSLDY, encoded by the coding sequence GTGAGCCACCTACTCGAAAAATTAAACCAAGCCCAAAAACAAGCTGCCTCCCACATGGATGGCCCCTTTGTTGTCTTTGCCGGAGCCGGCAGTGGCAAAACTAGGATCATCACCACACGCATCGCCTACCTCATTGAGCACGGCGTGAGACCCTGGGAGATCTTAGCTGTCACTTTCACTAATAAAGCAGCGGGAGAGATGAAGGAACGGGTCGAAGCCATATGCCCCGAAGCCAAGCGCGCTACGATTACCACGTTTCATTCTGCCTGCGCTCGCTGGCTAAGAGAGTTTGCATCAGAGCTTGGCTTTCAAACTAATTTTTCGATTTATGACGATAGTGACTCCAATAAGCTCCTAAAAAAACTACTAAAGGAGGCAAACCCTAAAGGGGATATTCCCAACCTCCTGGCCGACATGAAGTCGTTCCTTCACATTGTGAAAACCAACGGCTACTTTCCCTCCGATGTGGAGCGCCTTCACCAAGAGATGAGCCACCTGATCCCCATCGGAGGGGTCGCCCTGTACCGCCGCTATCAGGAGGAACTAGCCAACTGCAACGCTATGGATTTTGGTGACTTGCTACTTAACGTTTTGTTACTACTGAGACGCAACAAGACTGTTTCGGATATTTTAAGCCAAAGATTCCGCCATGTGCTAGTGGATGAGTTTCAGGATACCAATCGGACCCAGTTCGAAATTATCCGGCGCCTGAGCGAGCGTCACGGCAATCTTTTTGTGGTTGGGGACGACGATCAGTCTATCTATAGCTGGCGTGGCGCGACTCCTGCCAATATCATTGACTTTCAACGAACCTTTCCAGGTGCGAAGAAAATCGCCCTTGAGCAAAACTACCGGTGCTCCGGGAATATTGTAAAAGCGGCTAGCACGATGATCGCCAAGAACGTTAATCGAGCCGAGAAAACTCTTTTTACAGAAGCTCACGAAGGCGATTCCATCGACCTTCACATCGAGTCTGATGGTGAAATGGAAGCCTGGTGGGTGATCAATAGCATCAAACAGGAACGCCCTAACTTTCCTTATGATGATGTTGCTATTTTCTACCGAACCAATAGCCAGTCTCGCTCCTTAGAAGAGGCACTCCGACGCGAAAATATTCCCTATACGATATTTGGTTCTGTTGAATTCTACGATCGTATGGAGATCAAGGATATCCTCGCCTATCTAAAAGTACTCGTGAATCCCAATGATGCGATATCAATCACAAGGATTATCAATACTCCCACTCGCGGCATCGGTGCGAAGGCTGTTGAAACTATAGAGCGAGAGACCAAGTCACGGAAACTTCCGATGATGGACGTCATCCGCCAGCTAGCAGACGAGAAAATCCCACGAGTCAGCCCTAAGTTCCGTTTCTTCGTTGATTTAATGGATGCTCTCAAAAAAGATCTTTTGGGGCGCCCACTTCCTGAAGTCATCGAAACATTGCTCGAAGCCATCGAGTACCCGGAGTATCTTAAGAAAAAATTTCCCGATCAGTACATCGACAAAACTGATAATATCCACGAACTTGGATCTGCAATTGCCGATTTCGCCAAGCGGGAGCCAGAAGCGACATTGGACGATTGGATTCAATCCATCACCCTCGTCCGTGATCGCCAGGATCTCGATACTGTGTCTGGCGTATCGCTAATGACCTTGCACATGGCCAAAGGGCTTGAGTTCCGACGGGTCTATCTTACAGGCATAGAAGATGGGCTGCTTCCTCACCGCAATAGCGTTGAAGATAATCAGCAACTCGAAGAAGAACGACGCCTCCTATACGTAGGCATCACCCGAGCTAAGGAAAAGCTCAGCCTCACAGGAGCAAGCAGAAGGCGGACATTTAACAACTACGTCGTCAATAGCCCGTCTCGGTTCATTGCCGAGCTTCCTCAGGAAACCCTGAACGTAAGCTTCGCCGCGAAACAGGTGCTTGATGCCTATCGAGCTGACGACGAGCAACCCGACGAAGAATATTTTGAGCATACCCAAGAGGAATACTCATACGAACCGGAACCAGAAGCCCTAGAAAAAGGCAGCAGCGTGTCTCATCCCACCTATGGCCGTGGCGTGGTGGAGGGCTTCGAAACGAAGTTTGGCCAAACCAAAGTGATTGTTAAGTTTTATGACTTTGGTTTTCGCAAAATCAAAGCATCGCAATTGAATGCAGCAAGTTCGTCTTTAGATTACTAG
- a CDS encoding septum formation initiator family protein, with translation MPPYRIIILMGALVLTVGMIRGENPISTYWELKDSQQILEETVSGLQHDVRSLEDEIYKIEKSPHYAHKVLRDKYHVTEAGESIVFFAD, from the coding sequence ATGCCACCATACCGCATTATCATACTGATGGGAGCCCTGGTATTAACCGTGGGGATGATCCGCGGCGAGAACCCCATAAGCACCTATTGGGAGCTAAAGGACAGCCAGCAAATCCTTGAGGAAACCGTTAGTGGCTTGCAGCATGATGTCCGATCTCTCGAAGACGAAATTTACAAGATTGAAAAAAGCCCCCATTATGCCCACAAAGTCTTGCGAGACAAATATCATGTCACGGAAGCGGGTGAGTCTATTGTATTCTTTGCCGACTAA